In one Pygocentrus nattereri isolate fPygNat1 chromosome 21, fPygNat1.pri, whole genome shotgun sequence genomic region, the following are encoded:
- the si:ch211-232b12.5 gene encoding zinc fingers and homeoboxes protein 3 — MTLNFHLFQHAVLSVHSSTQPCIMASKRKSTVPCMIPAKSKHLREEIVLGCLPELLPTIPEDSILSISGQEEEEEEAQRTSSLSERGTHRCPPCSFQTTDLNLFLNHIDSCHVNFCTQTIFYCLNCKVSLARFEGLASHNAKTHPELQVVGSSGRAALQVTMRDGVLTVEQMLFTEKENFSDAGISITKTPIMKMMVKGDHKKIVVSHTVEVQKADISPEKTNGSSGRNIPTSQILTGTSSIPVLQMTNTGIQVTQNVKPLWNFAPSPDLNSSLPKVMIPLSSIPTYDPAMDLSSFLKASFGKFPYPTKAELCYLTVVSGFPEEQIKLWFTAQRLKQGISWSPEEIEDTRRRMFNTVFQAAPKALQSQSHPQVPHHYVSAQPTSTGAGIIPHASKSVMGRKGGVIVTQPGTAQGSSLKHQSVFQTLPVTVRHGIAIKETGSGLSSQKAESSSSSQTNITSNHIHGEKNGSSSSGISSAIGLTSTTQKQSSSCSEGSIINLTNIVRKIDCNVNNRNGTSKPNTSSAFIYAHDKATVDTKESSNSNFNTSSKSNNGNIYESTSHSTICTKTKGNTSDNTSKAKNTDSSVICSSTGSGEFMQVQTGSLVDAALSKSKSKLPEQLEALKQSINHSPFPEQKLIATKDESAWEVDKPFHSCSLADSKLTLGHFVGNVPRTSLCSNDACLQEDNQLSSQSLPAQPEKLSPKSSLGAPHVPSADFTAVLYNDQDLSALEDHPQPSKVVLDKSHFNSKIKQRESDAMFLEHQKSQANNPLYNTDKDEHCRIVHLQYALNKDEVKKIAAIEEKLSLQQYTEVVEDQWEGNSSYHEPKTESITINSKTLNESEHMAKASRKQINNQHMDKDGDSCYDHGPSKNQESRQDTPAKEHFVEENKHITKKSQRQNEQAKCKELDTKQVKSENLGPEQQRILHSLDTQAPVLAEENLEGIKQLSEKATAKDHWMMKNEECQQDNQSRDCVRGELLKV, encoded by the coding sequence ATGACACTGAATTTCCATCTTTTCCAACACGCAGTCCTAAGTGTTCACTCATCCACACAACCCTGCATTATGGCAAGCAAAAGAAAATCCACAGTTCCCTGCATGATCCCAGCGAAGAGCAAACACCTGCGAGAGGAAATTGTGCTGGGTTGTTTACCGGAGCTATTGCCCACAATTCCTGAAGACAGCATCCTAAGCATCTCTggtcaggaggaggaggaggaagaggcaCAGAGGACCTCCAGCCTTTCTGAAAGGGGAACACACAGATGCCCACCATGCAGCTTTCAAACAACAGATCTGAACCTTTTTCTCAACCATATTGACAGCTGCCATGTGAACTTTTGCACGCAAACAATATTTTACTGCCTGAATTGCAAGGTTTCACTGGCAAGATTTGAGGGTCTGGCATCGCATAATGCAAAAACACATCCTGAACTGCAAGTAGTGGGAAGCTCTGGCAGAGCAGCTTTGCAGGTTACTATGCGAGATGGAGTTCTGACAGTAGAACAGATGCTGTTTACAGAAAAGGAGAATTTCAGCGATGCTGGAATATCCATTACTAAAACACCCATAATGAAGATGATGGTCAAAGGAGATCACAAGAAAATTGTTGTCTCCCACACAGTTGAGGTACAGAAAGCCGATATTAGTCCTGAAAAGACCAATGGCTCTTCAGGGAGGAACATACCCACATCACAAATACTCACTGGTACCTCTTCCATCCCTGTGCTGCAAATGACAAATACTGGCATACAAGTAACACAGAATGTGAAGCCTCTCTGGAATTTTGCTCCTTCTCCTGATTTAAACAGCAGTCTCCCAAAAGTTATGATTCCTCTAAGTAGCATTCCCACCTACGACCCAGCCATGGATTTAAGCAGTTTCCTTAAGGCTTCCTTTGGAAAGTTCCCATACCCCACCAAAGCAGAGCTGTGTTACCTGACTGTGGTATCAGGTTTTCCAGAGGAGCAGATTAAGCTGTGGTTCACGGCGCAGAGGCTAAAGCAGGGGATCAGCTGGTCTCCTGAGGAAATCGAGGACACAAGGAGGAGGATGTTCAACACTGTTTTCCAAGCTGCACCTAAAGCATTACAAAGTCAATCTCATCCACAGGTTCCCCACCATTATGTCTCCGCCCAGCCCACCTCCACGGGTGCTGGCATCATACCACATGCATCAAAAAGTGTGATGGGGAGGAAAGGAGGAGTCATAGTAACACAGCCTGGCACAGCTCAAGGGTCCTCACTGAAACACCAGTCAGTATTCCAAACGCTACCAGTCACTGTCCGACATGGCATTGCTATCAAGGAAACTGGAAGTGGATTATCTTCACAGAAAGCTGAAAGCAGCTCATCAAGCCAAACCAATATCACTAGCAATCACATACATGGTGAAAAAAATGGATCAAGTAGTTCTGGCATATCTAGTGCTATTGGGTTAACCAGCACCACTCAGAAACAAAGCAGTAGTTGCAGTGAAGGTAGCATCATAAACCTGACTAATATTGTTAGGAAAATTGATTGTAATGTAAATAACAGAAACGGCACCAGCAAACCTAACACAAGCTCAGCTTTCATATATGCGCATGACAAAGCAACTGTCGACACAAAAGaaagcagcaacagcaacttTAACACCAGCAGCAAATCTAATAACGGAAATATTTACGAAAGCACCAGCCACAGTACTATTTGCACTAAAACGAAGGGCAACACATCTGACAACACCAGCAAAGCAAAGAACACTGACTCTAGCGTAATTTGTAGCAGCACTGGATCAGGTGAGTTTATGCAAGTCCAGACTGGCAGTCTGGTAGATGCAGCCCTTAGTAAGAGCAAGAGCAAATTGCCTGAGCAGCTAGAGGCTTTGAAGCAAAGTATCAACCACAGCCCATTTCCAGAACAGAAGCTTATAGCAACCAAGGATGAGTCTGCGTGGGAGGTTgataaaccatttcacagctGTAGCTTAGCAGACTCAAAGTTGACATTGGGGCATTTTGTAGGAAATGTGCCCCGAACCTCTCTCTGCTCAAATGATGCATGCCTTCAGGAAGATAATCAGCTCTCCTCTCAGTCTCTTCCTGCTCAACCAGAGAAACTTTCCCCAAAGTCATCACTGGGAGCCCCCCACGTACCCTCAGCAGACTTCACTGCCGTCCTCTACAACGACCAAGACCTTTCTGCCttagaggaccaccctcagCCATCTAAGGTTGTCTTAGACAAGTCAcacttcaacagtaaaataaaacaaagagaaagtgaTGCTATGTTTTTGGAGCATCAGAAGAGCCAAGCAAACAACCCTTTGTACAACACTGACAAAGATGAGCACTGCAGGATAGTTCACCTACAATATGCTTTGAATAAGGATGAAGTTAAGAAGATAGCTGCTATAGAAGAGAAGCTCTCACTTCAGCAGTACACAGAGGTGGTGGAGGACCAATGGGAGGGTAACAGCTCCTACCATGAGCCAAAGACAGAGTCCATCACGATCaactcaaaaacactgaatgaatCAGAGCACATGGCTAAAGCcagcagaaaacaaataaataaccagCACATGGATAAAGATGGCGATTCCTGTTATGACCACGGGCCTTCAAAGAATCAAGAGAGCCGTCAGGACACACCAGCTAAAGAGCACTTTGtggaagaaaataaacacatcacGAAAAAATCACAGAGGCAGAATGAGCAGGCTAAATGTAAGGAGCTTGACACCAAACAAGTAAAATCCGAAAATCTTGGACCAGAACAACAAAGAATTTTACACAGTCTAGACACTCAAGCTCCTGTGCTAGCAGAGGAAAATCTGGAAGGGATCAAGCAGCTTTCagaaaaagcaacagcaaaagaTCATTGGATGATGAAAAATGAGGAATGCCAGCAAGATAATCAATCAAG